One Kribbella sp. NBC_00662 genomic region harbors:
- a CDS encoding TetR/AcrR family transcriptional regulator, whose amino-acid sequence MVSEQSRPALQVDVRRPQRADARRNFDALLAAARDAFASKGVEASLEDIARQAGVGIGTLYRNFPNRQDLLNAVYFGEIEELCIAAEKVADLPPWEALTTWLHRFVEYAATKRAIWESLNRETESFKAARAAMYAAGTPLFERAQEAGEARKDVSFDDLLRMVSGLTAAGFVDQAQRDRVLTIALDGVRVR is encoded by the coding sequence ATGGTGAGCGAGCAGAGCAGGCCGGCTTTGCAGGTCGACGTACGGCGGCCGCAGCGGGCGGACGCGCGGCGGAATTTCGACGCCCTGCTCGCCGCCGCCCGGGACGCGTTCGCCTCCAAGGGGGTCGAGGCGTCGCTCGAGGACATCGCCCGCCAGGCCGGGGTCGGCATCGGCACGCTCTACCGCAACTTCCCGAACCGTCAGGACCTGCTCAACGCGGTGTACTTCGGCGAGATCGAGGAGCTGTGCATCGCCGCCGAGAAGGTGGCCGATCTACCGCCGTGGGAGGCGCTCACGACCTGGCTGCACCGCTTCGTCGAGTACGCCGCGACCAAGCGCGCGATCTGGGAGTCGCTGAACCGCGAGACCGAGAGCTTCAAGGCGGCCCGGGCCGCGATGTACGCCGCCGGCACGCCGCTGTTCGAGCGCGCCCAGGAGGCCGGCGAGGCCCGCAAGGACGTCTCGTTCGACGACCTCCTCCGCATGGTCAGCGGCCTCACCGCGGCCGGCTTCGTCGACCAGGCCCAACGCGACCGAGTCCTCACCATCGCCCTCGACGGCGTCCGCGTCAGATAA
- a CDS encoding exopolyphosphatase: MSERVAAIDCGTNSIRLLIAELVDGQLVEVDRRMTIVRLGQGVDATGAFAPEALVRVFKAASEFAAVIQSRAVARLRFVATSAARDVSNRDEFLTGIEERLGVRPEIISGTEEAELSFRGATSSLDLPAPYLVADIGGGSTELVLGDKTGVRAAESLDIGSVRLTERHVTTDPTSPAELAAITKDIDALLDSTAVPLADTRSLIAVAGTATTVAAVALDLPEYDRDAVHHARLSATDVRRTTTWLTTSTRADRSAGRSIHPGRVDVIGAGALILQRLTDRLPVDALTVSEHDILDGVALSLI; encoded by the coding sequence GTGTCTGAGCGCGTTGCCGCGATCGACTGTGGGACGAATTCGATCCGGCTGCTGATCGCGGAGCTGGTCGACGGGCAGCTGGTCGAGGTCGATCGGCGGATGACCATCGTCCGCCTCGGTCAGGGCGTCGACGCCACCGGCGCCTTCGCCCCTGAAGCGTTGGTGCGCGTCTTCAAGGCGGCCTCGGAGTTCGCAGCCGTCATCCAGTCCCGGGCTGTCGCACGGCTCCGCTTCGTCGCCACCTCCGCAGCCCGGGACGTCAGCAACCGCGACGAGTTCCTCACCGGCATCGAGGAGCGTCTCGGCGTACGCCCAGAGATCATCTCCGGCACCGAAGAGGCCGAGCTGAGCTTCCGTGGGGCCACCAGCTCCCTCGACCTGCCCGCGCCGTACCTCGTGGCCGACATCGGCGGCGGCTCCACCGAACTGGTCCTGGGCGACAAGACCGGCGTACGAGCGGCCGAATCCCTCGACATCGGCTCCGTCCGCCTCACCGAACGGCACGTGACCACCGACCCGACCTCCCCGGCCGAGCTGGCCGCGATCACCAAGGACATCGACGCACTCCTCGACAGCACCGCAGTCCCGCTGGCGGACACCCGCTCGCTGATCGCGGTAGCCGGCACCGCCACGACCGTGGCCGCGGTCGCCCTCGACCTCCCGGAGTACGACCGGGACGCGGTCCACCACGCCCGCCTGAGCGCCACAGACGTACGCCGAACCACTACCTGGCTGACCACGTCGACCCGCGCCGACCGATCCGCCGGACGCTCGATCCACCCCGGCCGAGTAGACGTCATCGGCGCCGGCGCCCTCATCCTCCAGCGCCTGACCGACCGCCTCCCCGTAGACGCCCTGACCGTCTCCGAACACGACATCCTGGACGGAGTCGCGCTCTCGCTTATCTGA
- a CDS encoding DUF501 domain-containing protein codes for MSVSPADQEAVSKQLGRTARGIRSIAHRCSCGLPDVVETEPRLSDGTPFPTTYYVTCPRLASAIGTLEASGMMKEMTDRLAEDPELAERYRAAHESYLAHRESIEHVEEIAGITAGGMPTRVKCLHVLVGHSLAAGPGVNPLGDEALAALDDWGRRGPCV; via the coding sequence GTGAGTGTCAGCCCCGCCGATCAAGAAGCAGTAAGCAAACAGCTCGGCCGTACCGCGCGAGGGATCCGTTCGATCGCGCATCGCTGCAGCTGCGGGCTCCCGGATGTGGTCGAGACCGAGCCGCGGTTGTCGGACGGTACGCCGTTCCCGACGACGTACTACGTGACCTGCCCGCGGCTCGCATCCGCGATCGGGACCCTCGAGGCGTCCGGGATGATGAAAGAGATGACGGATCGCCTGGCCGAGGATCCGGAGCTGGCCGAGCGCTACCGCGCCGCCCACGAGTCCTACCTCGCGCACCGCGAGTCGATCGAACACGTCGAGGAGATCGCCGGTATTACCGCCGGCGGCATGCCCACCCGCGTGAAGTGCTTGCACGTCCTGGTCGGCCACTCGTTGGCTGCAGGTCCGGGCGTGAACCCCCTCGGCGACGAGGCGCTCGCGGCCCTGGACGACTGGGGCCGTCGAGGCCCTTGTGTCTGA
- a CDS encoding septum formation initiator family protein produces the protein MPSRRESGARPGSRPSSRTQSRPPARRGDQPKRRTAGTQADPPRTRGSRNLTGRAAVVLLVLGALIVSYAQSLRVWFDQHQQVSALQQEIRDREKRVGELNDEIARWDDDAYVKAQARQRLGWVMPGEVGYRVIGADGKPVGAPPEPSTPSDGPADTEKPTWYTKLWGSVEGAGKPPVAATPTPTPAKPTPKPIITPSPKVTR, from the coding sequence ATGCCGTCCCGTCGGGAATCCGGTGCACGCCCCGGCTCGCGTCCGTCGAGCCGGACCCAGTCGCGTCCACCGGCCCGGCGGGGCGACCAACCCAAACGCCGTACGGCGGGAACCCAGGCCGACCCGCCCCGGACCAGGGGCTCACGCAACCTGACCGGGCGGGCGGCCGTCGTACTGCTCGTCCTCGGGGCGTTGATCGTGTCGTACGCGCAGAGCCTGCGGGTCTGGTTCGACCAGCACCAGCAGGTCAGCGCGCTGCAGCAGGAGATCCGCGACCGGGAGAAGCGGGTCGGCGAGCTGAACGACGAGATCGCCCGCTGGGACGACGACGCGTACGTCAAGGCGCAGGCGCGGCAGCGGCTCGGCTGGGTGATGCCGGGCGAGGTCGGGTACCGCGTGATCGGCGCGGACGGGAAGCCGGTCGGCGCCCCGCCGGAGCCGTCGACGCCGTCGGACGGTCCGGCCGACACGGAGAAGCCGACCTGGTACACGAAGCTGTGGGGGAGTGTCGAGGGCGCAGGCAAGCCGCCGGTGGCCGCGACACCGACGCCGACGCCGGCCAAGCCCACCCCGAAGCCGATCATCACGCCGTCACCTAAGGTGACCAGGTGA
- the eno gene encoding phosphopyruvate hydratase, with translation MATIEAVGAREILDSRGNPTVEVEVLLDDDTVARAAVPSGASTGQFEAVELRDGDKERYGGKGVQKAITAILEDIDKEIVGYDVHEQRLIDQALLDLDGTPNKAKLGANAILGVSLAVAKAAADSSGLPLFRYVGGPNAHVLPVPMMNILNGGAHADSNVDVQEFMIAPIGAATYGEALMQGATVYHALKAVLKERGLSTGLGDEGGFAPNLASNREALDLIAVAIEKAGLQLGKDIALAMDVAASEFHTDGVYAFEGGKKSADEMIAYYADLVASYPIVSIEDPLNEEDWDGWKSLTGQLGDKIQIVGDDLFVTNVERLQRGITEKAANSLLVKVNQIGSLSETLDAVDLAHRSGFTCMMSHRSGETEDTTIADLAVATNCGQIKSGAPARSDRTAKYNQLLRIEEELDDAATYAGRSAFPRFQG, from the coding sequence GTGGCCACCATCGAGGCCGTCGGCGCCCGCGAGATCCTCGACTCGCGCGGCAACCCCACTGTCGAGGTCGAGGTTCTGCTCGACGACGACACCGTCGCCCGGGCGGCCGTCCCGTCGGGCGCGTCCACCGGCCAGTTCGAGGCCGTCGAGCTGCGTGACGGCGACAAGGAGCGGTACGGCGGCAAGGGTGTCCAGAAGGCGATCACCGCGATCCTGGAGGACATCGACAAGGAGATCGTCGGGTACGACGTCCACGAGCAGCGGCTGATCGACCAGGCCCTCCTCGACCTGGACGGCACCCCGAACAAGGCCAAGCTCGGCGCGAACGCCATCCTCGGCGTCAGCCTCGCCGTCGCCAAGGCGGCCGCGGACAGCTCCGGCCTGCCGCTGTTCCGCTACGTCGGCGGCCCGAACGCGCACGTCCTGCCGGTGCCGATGATGAACATCCTGAACGGCGGCGCGCACGCGGACAGCAACGTCGACGTCCAGGAGTTCATGATCGCCCCGATCGGCGCCGCGACGTACGGCGAGGCGCTGATGCAGGGCGCGACCGTCTACCACGCTCTGAAGGCGGTGCTGAAGGAGCGAGGCCTGTCCACCGGTCTCGGTGACGAGGGCGGTTTCGCGCCGAACCTGGCCAGCAACCGGGAGGCCCTCGATCTGATCGCGGTCGCGATCGAGAAGGCCGGCCTGCAGCTCGGCAAGGACATCGCGCTGGCGATGGACGTCGCGGCGAGCGAGTTCCACACCGACGGTGTGTACGCGTTCGAGGGCGGCAAGAAGTCGGCCGACGAGATGATCGCCTACTACGCCGACCTGGTCGCGTCGTACCCGATCGTCTCGATCGAGGACCCGCTGAACGAGGAGGACTGGGACGGCTGGAAGAGCCTGACCGGTCAGCTCGGCGACAAGATCCAGATCGTCGGCGACGACCTGTTCGTCACCAACGTCGAGCGGCTGCAGCGCGGTATCACCGAGAAGGCGGCGAACAGCCTGCTGGTCAAGGTGAACCAGATCGGCTCGCTGAGCGAGACCCTGGACGCCGTCGACCTGGCCCACCGCAGCGGCTTCACCTGCATGATGAGCCACCGCTCCGGCGAGACCGAGGACACCACGATCGCCGACCTCGCGGTCGCGACCAACTGCGGCCAGATCAAGTCCGGCGCCCCGGCCCGGTCCGACCGCACCGCGAAGTACAACCAGCTGCTCCGGATCGAGGAGGAGCTCGACGACGCGGCGACGTACGCCGGTCGCTCGGCCTTCCCGCGCTTCCAGGGCTGA
- a CDS encoding RNA 2'-phosphotransferase: MSRDSRAISRLLRHTAGERGLTMSADGWAAITDVLRELAIDRAALDKAVEENDKQRLQVDGDRIRACQGHSLAGMPVTREALENSWERVYPQDLLWHGTTHAALTSIRQEGLKPGRRTHVHLAPSKDSPVGRRTRVEVLLGVDSGNLAVFRAPNGVLLTREVPVDAIVRTDAVH, translated from the coding sequence GTGAGCCGTGACAGCAGAGCGATCTCCAGGCTGCTCCGCCACACTGCCGGTGAGCGCGGCCTCACGATGAGTGCGGACGGCTGGGCCGCGATCACCGACGTACTGCGTGAGCTCGCCATCGATCGCGCAGCGCTGGACAAGGCGGTCGAGGAGAACGACAAGCAGCGGTTGCAGGTCGACGGCGACCGGATCCGCGCGTGTCAGGGGCATTCGCTCGCAGGGATGCCGGTGACACGTGAAGCCTTGGAGAACAGTTGGGAACGGGTCTACCCGCAGGACCTCCTCTGGCACGGCACCACCCACGCCGCGCTGACGTCGATCCGGCAGGAGGGACTGAAGCCCGGACGGCGTACACATGTGCACTTGGCGCCGTCGAAAGACAGTCCGGTCGGGCGGCGCACACGCGTAGAAGTCTTGCTGGGTGTGGATTCCGGCAATCTCGCGGTCTTTCGGGCGCCCAACGGAGTGTTACTGACGCGGGAGGTACCAGTGGATGCGATCGTTAGGACCGACGCGGTCCACTGA
- a CDS encoding LysR family transcriptional regulator, which produces MELIAEDLQAFAVFAEHRNFTRAADELHVSQPALHTRIRKLEARLGERLYVKQGRQLLLTGAGERLAAFANDAKDRAADFLRTLDNAPPRPLVLIAGSGAYLYLLGDQLRRYLTRGRELRLRTGDAGATLDAIRHGSADVGVTALGIPPDDLDCTLLAQVPQVLIVPKGHRLAERRTVRLKDLQDQALVVPPKTRPHRQQLERSMLDQGIRWSVAVEAEGWELLVHFVRLGIGPAVVNGSVRTTAALRKIPVKDLPPVRYYVVSRPDRGERVVELTRMLT; this is translated from the coding sequence ATGGAGCTGATTGCGGAGGATCTGCAGGCTTTTGCGGTGTTTGCTGAGCATCGCAACTTCACGCGTGCGGCCGATGAGTTGCATGTCAGTCAGCCGGCGTTGCACACGCGCATCCGGAAGTTGGAAGCGCGACTGGGGGAGCGGCTGTATGTGAAGCAGGGCCGGCAACTGCTGTTGACCGGCGCCGGGGAGCGGTTGGCGGCTTTTGCGAACGACGCGAAGGACCGGGCAGCAGACTTCCTGCGCACGCTGGACAACGCCCCACCTCGACCGCTGGTGCTGATCGCCGGCTCTGGTGCCTACCTGTACCTGCTCGGCGACCAGCTCCGCCGCTACCTGACCCGCGGACGCGAGCTTCGGCTGCGGACCGGCGATGCCGGGGCGACGTTGGACGCGATCCGGCACGGATCGGCCGACGTCGGCGTCACCGCGCTCGGGATCCCGCCCGACGACCTCGACTGCACGCTGCTCGCCCAGGTCCCGCAAGTGCTGATCGTGCCGAAGGGGCACCGGCTCGCGGAGCGTCGTACCGTGCGCCTGAAGGACCTGCAGGACCAGGCGCTCGTCGTACCGCCGAAGACGCGCCCGCATCGGCAGCAGCTCGAGCGGAGCATGCTCGATCAAGGCATCCGGTGGTCCGTCGCAGTTGAGGCGGAAGGGTGGGAACTGCTGGTCCACTTCGTCCGTCTCGGTATCGGGCCCGCAGTCGTGAACGGGTCCGTGCGAACGACCGCCGCACTCCGGAAGATCCCCGTGAAAGACCTTCCACCGGTGCGGTACTACGTCGTGTCGCGGCCGGACCGGGGTGAGCGGGTGGTGGAGCTGACGAGGATGCTGACGTGA
- a CDS encoding phosphotransferase enzyme family protein — translation MEIAEVLRERWGLTASRVEPLDGGMGSFTWSAVGNGWRVVVKTVDGRDNGFAPGLELAERLADGGVTTGRPVRSSDGRIAERVDGRVVGVLEFVDGTPLGSAEADQRAIGGLLGRVHELSAVEPGDLEAWLGVVTQWDDYLDLEPWIRPACESAVSDALALDDLSWAGLHGDPATDAFLRRPNGDLALIDWGAAMYGPILYDVASATMYNGRPHVVSSYLDARPDRADEVNLKLDTFLRVRYAVQAAYFAWRCTEDVRVGIKSPAENQKGLADARRSFGL, via the coding sequence GTGGAGATCGCCGAGGTACTACGTGAGCGCTGGGGGCTGACTGCGTCGCGGGTGGAGCCGCTCGACGGCGGGATGGGGTCGTTCACCTGGTCGGCCGTCGGCAATGGCTGGCGGGTGGTGGTCAAGACGGTCGACGGTCGCGACAACGGGTTCGCGCCGGGTCTGGAGCTTGCGGAGCGGCTGGCCGACGGTGGTGTGACAACCGGTCGGCCGGTGCGGAGCTCAGACGGCAGGATCGCCGAGCGGGTCGATGGTCGCGTGGTCGGCGTACTCGAGTTCGTCGACGGCACGCCATTGGGCTCGGCCGAGGCGGACCAACGCGCCATCGGCGGGCTGCTCGGGCGCGTTCATGAACTGTCGGCGGTGGAGCCCGGTGACCTGGAGGCTTGGCTGGGCGTCGTCACGCAATGGGACGACTACCTGGACCTCGAGCCATGGATCCGGCCCGCCTGTGAGTCCGCGGTGTCCGACGCCCTGGCCCTCGACGACCTCTCCTGGGCCGGACTCCACGGCGACCCCGCAACCGACGCATTCCTACGTCGCCCGAACGGCGACCTCGCCCTCATCGACTGGGGCGCGGCCATGTACGGCCCGATCCTGTACGACGTCGCGTCCGCCACGATGTACAACGGCCGCCCTCACGTCGTCTCGTCGTACCTCGACGCCCGCCCCGACCGCGCCGACGAGGTGAACCTCAAACTCGATACCTTTCTGAGGGTGCGGTACGCCGTCCAGGCCGCGTACTTCGCCTGGCGCTGCACCGAAGACGTCCGCGTCGGGATCAAGTCCCCGGCCGAGAACCAGAAGGGCCTGGCCGACGCGCGTCGCTCGTTCGGCTTGTAG
- a CDS encoding MazG family protein, translating into MSSGGTITVVLTSPRVAPGLLTRATWQALEAADEIGAAGGPGRPDVQAVIGSGLVVTQVEAGVSAAWAWLSSAAADGRQVVWLTGDDGEPGLLRVVSDELVREPSYQVEILHGSYDVPGARLIDLVRVMDRLRRNCPWDQEQTHESLAKYLLEETYETLEAIDTGDLSHLQEELGDLLLQVAFHSRIAEDNPDEAFTIDDVSAGIVEKLIRRHPHVFGTVDAADAAAVEANWETIKAAEKQRSSVLEGIPLALPALALADKVLGRSAKVLPDGARAVEPADLTAEEIGPELLAVVREARRLGVDAEQALRQSVAALAEEIRAAETT; encoded by the coding sequence ATGAGTAGCGGTGGGACGATCACGGTCGTACTCACCAGTCCCCGGGTTGCGCCGGGGCTGCTGACCCGCGCCACCTGGCAGGCCCTCGAGGCAGCCGACGAGATCGGCGCCGCGGGCGGTCCGGGCCGACCGGACGTGCAGGCCGTGATCGGCTCCGGCCTGGTTGTCACCCAGGTCGAGGCCGGCGTGTCCGCCGCGTGGGCGTGGTTGTCGTCCGCGGCCGCCGACGGGCGGCAGGTGGTCTGGCTGACCGGTGACGACGGCGAGCCGGGTCTGCTGCGTGTCGTGTCCGATGAGCTGGTCCGCGAGCCGTCGTACCAGGTGGAGATCCTGCACGGCTCGTACGACGTGCCTGGTGCCCGGCTGATCGACCTCGTGCGGGTGATGGACCGGCTGCGGCGCAACTGCCCGTGGGACCAGGAGCAGACGCACGAGAGCCTCGCGAAATACCTGCTCGAGGAGACGTACGAGACGCTTGAGGCGATCGACACCGGGGACCTCTCGCACCTGCAGGAGGAGCTGGGCGATCTGCTGCTGCAGGTCGCGTTCCACTCGCGGATCGCCGAGGACAACCCCGACGAGGCGTTCACGATCGACGACGTCTCTGCCGGCATCGTCGAAAAACTCATCCGCCGGCACCCGCACGTCTTCGGCACCGTCGACGCCGCGGATGCCGCCGCCGTCGAGGCCAACTGGGAAACCATCAAGGCCGCCGAGAAACAACGCTCCTCGGTCCTCGAAGGCATCCCCCTCGCCCTCCCCGCCCTGGCCCTGGCCGACAAGGTCCTCGGCCGCTCGGCCAAGGTCCTGCCGGATGGTGCTCGCGCTGTCGAGCCGGCGGACTTGACCGCCGAGGAGATCGGCCCGGAGTTGCTCGCCGTTGTGCGTGAGGCCCGTCGGCTCGGCGTCGACGCCGAGCAGGCGCTGCGCCAGTCCGTTGCCGCCCTCGCCGAGGAGATCCGCGCGGCCGAGACCACCTGA
- the mfd gene encoding transcription-repair coupling factor, whose amino-acid sequence MKLSGLVDTLITDPVVSEAVRDARSDGVTTLDLSAPGPVRPVLLAAIAAAQNGADRPVLAVTATFREAEELTEELQCLVEEPGTVAYYPAWETLPHERLSPRSDTVGRRLAVLRRLAHPDPFDETTGPIKILVAPVRSVLQPQVAGLADLKPVQLHVGDSMELEDVVERLAGAAYHRVDLVERRGEFAVRGGIIDVFPPTEEHPLRVDFFGDDVEEIRYFAVADQRSLEIAEHGLWAPPCRELLLTDEVRSRAAVLAKEHPELAELFEKLAEGHAVEGMESLAPVLVDDMELLVDLMPAGAHVIVSDPERVRARAHDLVATSQEFLEASWAAAAGGGEAPIDLGAAAYMSLGDVRAHALGKGLAWWSLSPFAAAPTDTPELRDSMGERVSFDIDADAGAVTSRILAVHEVDPYRGETAAAAEDIRGWLRDGWRVVCVTEGHGPAQRLAEVFSEAELPARVVEGIEEIPEPGVVLISQGQLDHGFIAEGIKFAVLTENDLAGQRSAAERRSQQRMPSRRKKTIDPLELQPGDYVVHEQHGVGRYVEMMQRTVGSGSQKATREYVVIEFAPSKRGQPGDRLYVPTDQLDQVTRYVGGEQPTLDKMGGGDWAKRKGRARKAVRQIAGELIKLYAARQATKGHAFAKDTPWQRELEDAFPFVETPDQLATIDDVKHDMERVMPMDRIVCGDVGYGKTEIAVRAAFKAVQDGKQVAVLVPTTLLVQQHYATFAERYAAFPVNVAPLSRFQTDKEAKATIDGLADGSVDVVIGTHRLFSGEVAFKDLGLVVVDEEQRFGVEHKEQLKRLRTAVDVLTMSATPIPRTLEMSITGIREMSTIATPPEERHPVLTFVGAYDEHQVTAAIRRELLREGQVFVVHNRVNTIEKAAARIRQLVPEARVSVAHGQMNEHTLENVIQGFWEKQFDVIVCTTIVESGIDISNANTMIVERADLLGLSQLHQLRGRVGRGRERAYAYFFFPPEKPLTETAHDRLATIAQHSDLGGGMAVAMKDLEIRGAGNLLGGEQSGHIADVGFDLYVRLVGEAVAEYRGDTQAEEPEVKIELPIDAHLPHDYIPSQRLRLEMYQRLAAVRDSDGIAELVEELHDRYGDIPQAVLNLIEVAKFRNHARRAGLHDVTLQGNMIRFGPVELPDSKVLRLNRLYPKSLVKPQLHTILVPRPATRPVGGQPLRDQELLQWCTRLIDDVIAEPIVVPA is encoded by the coding sequence GTGAAACTGAGCGGTCTGGTCGACACCCTGATCACCGATCCGGTGGTGTCCGAGGCCGTTCGTGACGCCAGGAGCGACGGTGTCACGACCCTCGACCTGAGCGCGCCCGGCCCGGTGCGCCCGGTCCTGCTCGCCGCGATCGCCGCGGCCCAGAACGGCGCCGACCGCCCGGTTCTCGCCGTCACGGCCACCTTCCGCGAGGCCGAGGAGCTCACCGAGGAGCTGCAGTGCCTGGTCGAAGAGCCCGGCACGGTCGCCTACTACCCGGCCTGGGAGACCCTCCCGCACGAGCGCCTCTCGCCCCGCTCCGACACGGTCGGGCGGCGGCTCGCCGTACTGCGACGTCTCGCGCACCCCGATCCCTTCGACGAGACCACCGGGCCGATCAAGATCCTGGTCGCCCCGGTGCGGTCCGTGCTGCAGCCGCAGGTCGCCGGCCTCGCTGACCTGAAGCCGGTGCAGCTGCACGTCGGCGACTCGATGGAGCTCGAGGACGTCGTCGAGCGCCTCGCGGGAGCGGCGTACCACCGGGTCGACCTGGTCGAGCGGCGTGGCGAGTTCGCGGTCCGCGGCGGCATCATCGACGTCTTCCCGCCGACCGAGGAGCACCCGCTGCGGGTCGACTTCTTCGGCGACGACGTCGAGGAGATCCGGTACTTCGCGGTCGCCGACCAGCGCTCGCTGGAGATCGCCGAACACGGTCTGTGGGCGCCGCCGTGCCGGGAGCTGCTGCTGACCGACGAGGTGCGTTCACGCGCCGCCGTCCTCGCGAAGGAACACCCCGAGCTGGCCGAGCTGTTCGAGAAGCTCGCCGAAGGGCATGCCGTCGAGGGCATGGAGTCGCTGGCGCCGGTGCTCGTCGACGACATGGAGCTGCTCGTCGACCTGATGCCGGCCGGCGCGCATGTCATCGTCAGCGACCCCGAGCGGGTCCGGGCCCGGGCGCACGACCTGGTCGCGACCAGCCAGGAGTTCCTGGAGGCGTCGTGGGCCGCGGCCGCCGGTGGTGGCGAGGCCCCGATCGACCTCGGCGCAGCGGCGTACATGTCGCTGGGCGACGTCCGGGCGCATGCACTGGGCAAGGGCCTGGCCTGGTGGAGCCTCTCGCCGTTCGCGGCGGCGCCGACGGATACGCCGGAGCTGCGCGACTCGATGGGCGAGCGGGTGTCGTTCGACATCGACGCAGATGCCGGTGCGGTGACCAGCAGGATCCTCGCGGTTCACGAGGTCGATCCGTATCGCGGTGAGACCGCGGCGGCGGCCGAGGACATCCGCGGCTGGCTCCGGGACGGCTGGCGGGTCGTCTGCGTCACCGAAGGCCACGGTCCGGCCCAGCGTCTGGCCGAGGTGTTCTCCGAGGCCGAGCTGCCGGCCCGCGTGGTCGAGGGGATCGAGGAGATCCCCGAGCCGGGTGTCGTGCTGATCTCGCAGGGGCAGCTGGACCACGGGTTCATTGCCGAGGGCATCAAGTTCGCCGTACTCACCGAGAACGACCTGGCCGGGCAGCGGTCCGCGGCCGAACGCCGTTCCCAGCAGCGGATGCCGTCGCGCCGGAAGAAGACGATCGACCCGCTGGAGCTGCAGCCGGGCGACTACGTCGTCCACGAACAGCACGGCGTCGGCCGGTACGTCGAGATGATGCAGCGGACCGTCGGTTCGGGTTCCCAGAAGGCCACCCGCGAGTACGTCGTGATCGAGTTCGCGCCGAGCAAGCGCGGCCAACCGGGCGACCGGCTGTACGTGCCGACCGACCAGCTCGACCAGGTCACGCGGTACGTCGGCGGCGAGCAGCCGACCCTGGACAAGATGGGCGGCGGCGACTGGGCCAAGCGCAAGGGCCGCGCCCGCAAGGCTGTCCGCCAGATCGCCGGCGAGCTGATCAAGCTGTACGCCGCGCGGCAGGCGACCAAGGGCCATGCCTTCGCCAAGGACACCCCGTGGCAGCGCGAACTCGAGGACGCGTTCCCGTTCGTCGAGACGCCGGACCAGCTGGCCACGATCGACGACGTCAAGCACGACATGGAACGCGTCATGCCGATGGACCGGATCGTCTGCGGTGACGTCGGCTACGGCAAGACCGAGATCGCCGTACGAGCCGCGTTCAAGGCAGTACAGGACGGTAAGCAGGTCGCCGTACTCGTGCCGACCACACTGCTCGTGCAGCAGCACTACGCGACCTTCGCCGAGCGGTACGCCGCCTTCCCGGTGAACGTGGCGCCGCTGTCGCGGTTCCAGACCGACAAGGAGGCGAAGGCAACGATCGACGGCCTCGCCGACGGATCGGTCGACGTGGTGATCGGGACGCACCGGCTGTTCAGCGGCGAGGTGGCGTTCAAGGACCTCGGCCTGGTCGTCGTCGACGAGGAGCAGCGGTTCGGCGTCGAGCACAAGGAGCAGCTGAAGCGGCTGCGGACGGCGGTCGACGTACTGACGATGTCCGCGACGCCGATCCCGCGGACGCTGGAGATGTCGATCACCGGTATCCGCGAGATGTCGACGATCGCGACCCCGCCCGAGGAACGGCACCCGGTGCTGACCTTCGTCGGCGCGTACGACGAGCACCAGGTGACCGCCGCGATCCGGCGCGAGCTGCTCCGCGAGGGCCAGGTCTTCGTCGTCCACAACCGGGTGAACACGATCGAGAAGGCCGCCGCGCGGATCCGTCAGCTCGTGCCCGAGGCCCGGGTCTCGGTCGCCCACGGCCAGATGAACGAGCACACGCTCGAGAACGTCATCCAGGGCTTCTGGGAGAAGCAGTTCGACGTCATCGTCTGTACGACGATCGTCGAGTCCGGGATCGACATCTCGAACGCGAACACGATGATCGTCGAGCGCGCCGACCTGCTCGGCCTGTCCCAGCTGCACCAGCTCCGCGGCCGGGTCGGTCGCGGCCGGGAGCGCGCGTACGCGTACTTCTTCTTCCCGCCGGAGAAGCCGCTGACCGAGACCGCGCACGACCGGCTCGCCACGATCGCGCAGCACTCGGATCTGGGCGGCGGCATGGCGGTCGCGATGAAGGACCTCGAGATCCGCGGCGCCGGCAACCTGCTCGGCGGCGAGCAGTCCGGGCACATCGCGGACGTCGGGTTCGATCTGTATGTCCGGCTGGTCGGCGAGGCGGTCGCGGAGTACCGCGGTGACACCCAGGCGGAGGAGCCCGAGGTCAAGATCGAGCTCCCGATCGACGCTCACCTGCCGCACGACTACATCCCGTCCCAGCGGCTGCGGCTGGAGATGTACCAGCGGCTGGCCGCCGTACGGGACTCCGACGGGATCGCGGAGCTGGTCGAGGAGCTGCACGACCGGTACGGCGACATCCCGCAGGCGGTGCTGAACCTGATCGAGGTGGCGAAGTTCCGCAACCACGCCCGCCGGGCGGGGCTGCACGACGTCACGCTGCAGGGGAACATGATTCGCTTCGGGCCGGTCGAGCTGCCCGATTCGAAGGTGCTCCGGCTCAACAGGCTGTACCCGAAGAGTCTGGTGAAGCCGCAGCTGCATACCATTCTGGTGCCGAGACCGGCCACCAGGCCGGTCGGCGGTCAGCCGCTCCGCGACCAGGAGTTGCTGCAATGGTGCACCCGGTTGATCGACGACGTGATCGCCGAACCTATTGTGGTGCCGGCGTGA